The Lysinibacillus pakistanensis genome includes a window with the following:
- a CDS encoding sensor histidine kinase: MFQKDKRISLLNYWTSRYLLTLFVGLAIISFISAVWIRHTTLENRLEMMKFLADETVFRLTDTTGSNNGPIGGIPGFIGNRERFSMREIDPILYVADVEGNVLTSNRPIPPGSAKNVAHLLEGEEGTKKIIEMNKGQETVQYVVKRKVESNQKLVGWVLVLEKKENLTKVNQAYGQLALLIGALALLGWGAIYLLSRRLAHPIKQVAEAAKQVQEGNYTVNLPENNKEEEIYELVTSFKEMANRLEQLEKTRTELLAGVTHELKTPVTSISGLLQAVRDGVVTGQDAKEFIQMALVETTKMKTMVGDLLAFNQFAVDAIPVRLETVNVNPLIRDAVTQWEVMQEEEAVKIHIQLLAQPVYVQADVVRMQQIITNLLTNARQAMQEGTVTISLLKKNDSVSITVRDTGHGIPQEEQAFIFERFFRGENKKYTIRGLGLGLSLSKMMAQSIGGDLRLIESNSSGTCFDLSLKKATTL, translated from the coding sequence GTGTTCCAAAAAGATAAACGTATATCTTTGCTCAACTACTGGACAAGTCGCTATTTATTGACGCTCTTTGTAGGACTAGCCATTATCTCTTTTATATCCGCCGTATGGATTCGTCATACAACGTTGGAAAATCGATTGGAAATGATGAAATTTTTAGCCGATGAAACAGTATTTCGTCTTACAGATACTACAGGGTCAAATAATGGACCTATCGGCGGGATTCCAGGTTTTATTGGTAACCGAGAACGATTTAGCATGAGAGAAATTGATCCTATTTTATATGTTGCTGACGTAGAAGGCAATGTCTTGACAAGTAATCGACCAATTCCTCCGGGCAGTGCAAAAAATGTCGCACATTTGCTTGAGGGTGAAGAAGGTACTAAAAAAATAATCGAAATGAATAAAGGACAAGAGACAGTTCAATATGTTGTAAAACGAAAAGTCGAAAGTAATCAAAAGCTAGTTGGCTGGGTGCTTGTGCTTGAGAAAAAAGAAAACTTAACGAAAGTAAATCAAGCATATGGTCAATTAGCGTTACTGATAGGAGCTCTTGCCTTATTAGGGTGGGGAGCTATTTATTTGCTGTCAAGGCGTTTGGCACATCCAATCAAACAGGTAGCCGAAGCCGCGAAGCAAGTGCAAGAGGGTAATTATACAGTCAATTTGCCTGAAAATAATAAGGAAGAGGAAATTTATGAGCTTGTTACATCCTTTAAGGAAATGGCTAATCGTTTAGAGCAATTGGAAAAAACAAGAACGGAACTATTAGCAGGTGTTACACATGAGCTTAAAACACCTGTCACATCAATTAGTGGACTGTTACAAGCAGTGAGGGATGGCGTTGTTACGGGTCAGGATGCTAAAGAATTTATTCAAATGGCATTAGTTGAAACGACAAAAATGAAGACTATGGTGGGCGATTTACTAGCCTTCAATCAATTCGCTGTCGATGCCATTCCGGTCAGACTAGAGACAGTTAATGTTAATCCACTTATACGTGATGCAGTTACACAGTGGGAGGTAATGCAGGAAGAAGAGGCAGTAAAAATCCACATACAATTGCTTGCACAACCCGTCTATGTTCAGGCTGATGTTGTCCGTATGCAGCAAATTATCACAAATTTATTAACGAATGCAAGGCAGGCCATGCAGGAGGGAACCGTCACGATTAGCTTGCTGAAAAAGAATGATTCGGTTTCCATTACTGTGCGAGACACTGGGCATGGTATTCCTCAAGAGGAGCAGGCATTTATTTTTGAACGCTTTTTTAGAGGTGAAAATAAAAAATACACCATTCGAGGACTAGGCTTAGGTTTATCACTTAGTAAAATGATGGCTCAGTCAATTGGTGGCGATTTGCGACTAATAGAAAGCAATTCTTCAGGAACATGCTTTGACCTATCATTGAAAAAAGCTACTACGCTATAA
- a CDS encoding polyphosphate polymerase domain-containing protein, which produces MSTITSFNPNGRREIKQAISYPDYALLKSKLRHVMQLDKHAGMDGKYLIRSTYFDNFANKVLNEKKEGYINRDKYRVRIYDKSSTIINLERKSKRNNLTFKTKCAISRKEYEKMRSGETSWMEEDQRPLIRDLYQEVKYNQLKPVTVVDYEREAYMYAYGNVRITFDSKVQSSLRNTDMFNTKLPMVDVLEPNLVILEVKYDDYLPDMIKYLLQSVDTRAEAYSKYQLSRMYG; this is translated from the coding sequence ATGTCTACTATAACTTCGTTTAATCCAAACGGTCGAAGGGAGATCAAACAAGCAATTTCTTATCCCGACTATGCCTTATTAAAATCCAAACTGCGGCATGTGATGCAGTTAGACAAGCATGCAGGGATGGATGGTAAATATTTAATTCGCAGCACTTACTTCGATAATTTTGCTAATAAGGTTCTTAATGAGAAAAAGGAGGGGTATATCAACCGTGATAAATACCGGGTACGAATTTACGATAAATCCTCAACCATTATTAATTTGGAAAGGAAAAGTAAGCGTAATAATCTTACCTTTAAAACAAAGTGTGCTATCTCTCGAAAGGAATATGAAAAAATGCGTAGTGGGGAAACATCTTGGATGGAAGAAGATCAACGTCCATTAATTCGTGATTTATATCAGGAAGTAAAGTATAACCAACTGAAGCCAGTTACGGTCGTCGATTATGAGCGAGAGGCTTATATGTATGCTTATGGAAACGTTAGAATCACCTTTGATAGTAAGGTACAGTCAAGTCTCCGTAATACAGATATGTTTAATACCAAATTACCTATGGTGGATGTACTTGAACCAAACCTAGTTATTTTAGAGGTGAAATATGATGACTACTTACCAGATATGATTAAGTATTTGCTGCAATCAGTAGATACACGTGCAGAAGCCTATTCAAAATATCAACTTAGTCGAATGTACGGCTAA
- a CDS encoding DUF4956 domain-containing protein, with product MDTIKFSDIFKSNFLEKTTSFSLIDSVIGLVVAFFVGLFIYAVYKKTFNGVIYSHSFNISLLIMTMATALVIMGISSNVLLSLGMVGALSIVRFRTPIKDPMDLVYLFWAIVSGILCGAGFIPLVIIGAVLIGLVLLVFVNKITVENPYLLIVKFEEELACDEVERIIATQSKKFSLKSKSIMQHDEIETTYEIRVKQNDAKLMDNLTKVPGVKSAVMLSYDGNFTA from the coding sequence ATGGATACAATCAAGTTTAGTGATATTTTTAAATCTAACTTTTTAGAAAAAACAACATCTTTTTCATTAATAGATTCAGTTATTGGCCTAGTAGTAGCCTTCTTTGTTGGACTTTTTATTTACGCTGTATATAAGAAGACCTTTAATGGTGTAATTTACTCCCATTCTTTTAATATTTCACTGCTAATTATGACAATGGCCACTGCGCTCGTTATTATGGGAATCAGTTCAAACGTGTTGTTATCGTTAGGTATGGTTGGTGCGTTATCAATCGTGCGTTTCCGAACACCCATTAAAGACCCTATGGATTTAGTCTATCTTTTCTGGGCAATCGTTTCTGGGATTCTATGTGGTGCAGGGTTTATACCACTTGTTATTATTGGTGCAGTTTTAATTGGGCTTGTGCTACTGGTCTTTGTAAACAAAATTACTGTGGAAAATCCATATTTATTAATTGTGAAATTTGAAGAAGAACTAGCTTGTGATGAAGTAGAAAGAATTATAGCTACACAATCTAAAAAATTCTCCTTAAAATCAAAATCTATTATGCAACATGATGAAATTGAAACAACCTATGAAATTCGTGTGAAACAAAATGATGCCAAATTGATGGACAATCTTACAAAAGTACCTGGAGTAAAATCAGCAGTAATGCTTAGTTACGATGGTAATTTCACAGCTTAG
- a CDS encoding CotH kinase family protein produces the protein MIKARVVYLCMAILLLLFVVLYAVLPNIGIETKNTEFSYENIVFNKNKVTTVDIEIAEEDWADMLENATDKELKQANITVNGKRIEKVAIRTKGSSSLHSVVSSDSDRYSLKIDFDYYDDTQSLYGLKKLNLNNNFSDSTLMREYISYELMEQMGLPTPANSYMYVTVNGEERGLFLGVEAVDETFLANNYGSNDGFLFKPDGTGSDLKYISDNIADYTGIGLKTNEGNVDQSKFIEMIEAINSGGDIEKYIDVDEMLRYFAMNTALVSLDSYQGNMKHNYYLYEDNGVFSIIPWDFNMSFGGFGVGGRMGDNNQIPADAEKKKLGDAQMNEQLEKPNMKFPNNGVQQQGQQPNGDRKQGGFNMEMGLSGNLMEDSAINFSVSTPVSGVTLEDRPLLNALLSNEEYRAKYEGYLEEVATNYLTEEYIQSITKKLAVLLTTYVEADPTKFSTTEQFLEAVEGENSLPEFAKQRSASILKQLSGELVVEASTSQGNIGMPNPNDNGDVNGNPMHENFDPSQLPEDFDPSQLPPFNQDGNNQGERPGPMQKPDQNGGPMGMPGQNNEQLNQATVIDKNTVITIIVCFTLLIAALLGVLKFKRRGR, from the coding sequence ATGATTAAAGCAAGAGTTGTCTATCTCTGTATGGCAATTCTACTACTCCTCTTTGTCGTATTGTATGCTGTACTTCCCAACATAGGCATTGAAACCAAAAATACCGAGTTTTCTTATGAGAATATTGTGTTTAATAAAAATAAAGTAACAACGGTAGATATTGAGATTGCTGAGGAAGATTGGGCAGACATGCTGGAAAATGCGACAGATAAGGAGCTAAAGCAAGCCAATATCACAGTCAATGGTAAGAGAATAGAGAAAGTAGCAATTCGTACGAAAGGAAGTTCATCACTACACTCTGTTGTAAGTAGTGACTCGGATCGATATAGCTTAAAAATCGATTTCGATTACTATGATGATACGCAAAGCTTATATGGATTGAAAAAATTAAACTTAAATAATAATTTTAGTGATTCGACATTGATGAGAGAATATATTTCTTATGAACTGATGGAACAAATGGGATTACCTACACCTGCCAATTCCTATATGTATGTCACTGTAAATGGGGAAGAACGAGGCTTATTTTTAGGTGTAGAGGCAGTAGATGAAACATTCCTGGCAAATAACTACGGCTCTAATGATGGATTTTTGTTTAAGCCAGATGGGACAGGCAGTGATTTGAAATATATAAGTGATAATATTGCTGATTACACGGGGATTGGTTTAAAAACGAATGAAGGCAATGTTGATCAATCAAAGTTCATTGAAATGATTGAGGCCATCAATAGTGGCGGTGATATTGAAAAATATATTGATGTCGATGAAATGTTACGTTATTTTGCTATGAACACCGCACTTGTAAGCCTTGATAGTTATCAGGGCAATATGAAACACAATTACTATTTGTATGAAGACAATGGTGTGTTTTCGATTATACCCTGGGATTTTAATATGTCCTTTGGTGGCTTTGGTGTTGGCGGTAGAATGGGTGACAATAATCAAATTCCAGCCGATGCTGAAAAGAAAAAATTGGGAGATGCACAGATGAATGAGCAATTGGAGAAACCCAATATGAAGTTTCCAAATAATGGCGTTCAACAACAAGGACAGCAGCCAAACGGTGACCGAAAGCAGGGTGGATTCAATATGGAGATGGGGTTGTCTGGCAATCTTATGGAAGATAGTGCTATTAATTTTAGTGTGAGTACCCCTGTATCTGGCGTAACATTAGAGGATAGACCGCTATTAAATGCCTTACTCTCAAATGAAGAATATCGTGCTAAATATGAAGGCTATTTAGAGGAAGTGGCTACTAATTACTTAACAGAAGAATATATCCAAAGCATTACTAAAAAGTTAGCAGTGTTATTAACAACTTATGTGGAAGCAGACCCTACAAAATTCTCTACAACTGAGCAATTTTTAGAGGCCGTAGAAGGGGAAAATAGTCTCCCGGAATTTGCTAAGCAACGATCAGCATCTATTTTAAAGCAATTGTCTGGCGAGCTTGTTGTAGAAGCGTCAACATCACAAGGTAATATAGGGATGCCTAATCCTAATGATAATGGTGATGTGAATGGCAACCCTATGCATGAGAATTTTGACCCTAGTCAGCTACCAGAGGATTTTGATCCTTCTCAGCTTCCTCCTTTCAATCAGGATGGCAATAATCAAGGGGAGCGCCCTGGTCCAATGCAAAAACCCGATCAAAATGGTGGACCGATGGGAATGCCTGGTCAAAATAATGAACAGTTAAATCAAGCAACGGTCATTGATAAAAATACAGTGATTACAATAATCGTCTGTTTTACCCTGTTAATAGCTGCCCTTCTTGGTGTTCTTAAATTCAAGCGAAGAGGTCGTTAA
- a CDS encoding branched-chain amino acid ABC transporter permease, translated as MEWIQQLVNGISLGSIYALIALGYTMVYGIIKLINFAHGDVFMIGAFIGFYAIAKWELGFFPALLLAMAICAIFGVLIERIAYKRLRNATRIAALITAIGVSLLIEYTTIFFRGAQPEAYPDVIKNKSFDIFGVQISSTSILILSVAVVLMFLLQFIVHKTKIGKAMRAVSHDADAARLMGINVDNTISATFAIGSALAGAAGVIFGVYYTKIDPLMGVIPGVKAFIAAVLGGIGIIPGAMVGGMLLGVVESLVSALGFSLWRDAAAFVILILILIFRPSGIFGKNAREKV; from the coding sequence ATGGAATGGATACAGCAGCTTGTGAATGGTATTTCACTAGGTAGTATCTACGCATTAATAGCGTTAGGGTATACGATGGTATACGGGATTATTAAGCTGATTAACTTTGCCCACGGCGATGTTTTCATGATTGGGGCATTTATTGGCTTTTACGCAATTGCTAAATGGGAGCTTGGTTTTTTCCCAGCACTATTATTGGCAATGGCAATCTGTGCAATATTTGGTGTTCTCATTGAACGTATTGCATATAAGCGTTTACGAAATGCAACACGTATTGCTGCATTAATTACTGCAATTGGTGTTTCACTATTAATCGAATATACGACGATTTTCTTCAGAGGTGCGCAACCAGAAGCATATCCTGATGTCATTAAAAATAAATCATTTGATATTTTCGGCGTTCAAATCAGCAGTACATCCATTTTAATTTTATCTGTCGCAGTTGTACTGATGTTTCTTTTACAATTCATCGTGCATAAAACAAAAATCGGAAAGGCGATGCGTGCCGTTTCTCATGATGCGGATGCAGCTCGTTTAATGGGAATTAATGTTGATAATACTATTTCAGCGACATTTGCTATTGGTTCAGCATTAGCAGGAGCTGCAGGCGTTATCTTTGGTGTATATTATACGAAAATCGATCCTTTAATGGGGGTTATTCCTGGGGTTAAGGCGTTCATCGCAGCCGTTCTTGGCGGTATAGGAATTATTCCTGGTGCTATGGTTGGCGGCATGTTATTAGGTGTAGTGGAGTCATTAGTGAGTGCGCTTGGCTTCTCTTTATGGCGTGATGCGGCAGCATTCGTTATTTTAATTTTAATTTTAATCTTCAGACCATCGGGTATCTTTGGTAAAAATGCCCGTGAGAAAGTGTAG
- a CDS encoding response regulator transcription factor, with protein MAKILIVEDEFAISQVLKAYLKKVGYDVMQCFNGGQALTVFQECQPDLVLLDIMLPEKNGWRVLEEIRDTSSCPIIMLTALGDVNYRLEGFDQGADDYIAKPFIADEVVARVKAVLRRAKGNHSAVEKKFGGLEIDTKAHRVLLNGEEIILTPRDLSVLLFLAEHPNQTFTRDQLIEQVWGWEYDGSDRAVDLAVKRLRKALTDWDETDGEIKTLRGLGYQLSVPKR; from the coding sequence ATGGCAAAAATATTAATTGTAGAAGATGAATTTGCAATAAGTCAGGTGTTAAAAGCTTATTTAAAAAAGGTTGGCTATGATGTGATGCAATGTTTTAATGGCGGGCAGGCACTGACTGTGTTTCAAGAGTGTCAACCAGATTTAGTGCTACTAGATATTATGTTGCCAGAGAAAAATGGTTGGAGGGTTTTAGAGGAAATAAGAGATACTAGCTCTTGTCCCATCATTATGTTAACGGCATTAGGAGATGTAAATTACCGTTTAGAGGGCTTTGATCAAGGGGCAGATGATTATATTGCTAAACCATTTATAGCAGACGAGGTAGTGGCTAGGGTAAAGGCTGTTCTAAGACGTGCCAAAGGAAATCATTCTGCAGTAGAGAAAAAATTTGGCGGGCTTGAAATAGATACGAAGGCACATCGGGTACTACTGAATGGAGAGGAAATCATTTTAACACCTAGAGATTTATCGGTGCTATTATTTTTGGCTGAGCATCCCAATCAAACATTTACACGGGATCAGTTAATTGAGCAGGTTTGGGGCTGGGAGTATGATGGTAGCGATCGAGCAGTTGATTTAGCGGTGAAGCGACTGCGAAAGGCATTGACAGATTGGGATGAGACAGATGGAGAAATAAAGACATTACGTGGATTGGGGTATCAGCTAAGTGTTCCAAAAAGATAA
- a CDS encoding class I SAM-dependent methyltransferase: MNEQQYDKYLHINTVGEQYGFPKLAHYHRYEPTPYTGLEQLFSGYQMPENPVFIDMGCGKGRVPIYVHHKFHIQTIGIEMDAGFYAEAESNKKSYLQKNNAPIPISFIHTIAEEYLIQPSDTVFFFFNPFSIHIFRTVIHNIWKSYEQHMREIHIILYYPPYDYLQFLLHGTPFELIHEVHLENEKNINERLCVFALKKA; this comes from the coding sequence ATGAATGAACAACAATATGATAAGTATTTGCATATTAATACAGTTGGTGAACAGTATGGTTTTCCTAAACTTGCGCATTATCATCGCTACGAGCCAACACCATATACGGGCCTAGAACAATTATTTTCCGGCTATCAAATGCCTGAAAATCCAGTGTTTATTGATATGGGATGTGGAAAAGGAAGAGTTCCTATTTATGTGCATCATAAATTTCATATCCAGACAATTGGAATTGAAATGGATGCAGGTTTTTATGCAGAAGCAGAGAGTAATAAAAAGAGCTATCTTCAAAAAAATAATGCTCCTATACCCATCTCCTTTATTCATACAATAGCGGAAGAATATTTAATTCAACCAAGCGACACAGTTTTCTTTTTTTTCAACCCGTTCTCTATTCATATTTTCCGTACAGTCATTCATAATATTTGGAAATCATATGAGCAACACATGCGTGAGATTCATATTATTCTTTACTACCCACCATATGATTATTTGCAGTTTTTACTCCATGGAACACCATTTGAATTAATCCATGAGGTTCATTTAGAAAATGAAAAAAATATAAACGAGCGCCTCTGTGTGTTTGCGTTAAAAAAAGCTTAG
- a CDS encoding ABC transporter ATP-binding protein, with amino-acid sequence MTGNLLINVENMGIQFGGLKAVQGVNMYLNQGELVGLIGPNGAGKTTSFNMLTGVYTPTEGTIIFDGLKLNGLAPYQVTQKGISRTFQNIRLFKELSVLDNVKVANHSLAKHSMWSSIFRLPNHFKGEAEMELQSIEFLKIFGLDIYKDELAKNLPYGMQRRLEIARALAAKPKLLLLDEPAAGMNPQETHDLMELIAFIRKEFGLTILLIEHDMSLVMGICERIYVLDHGQLIADGTPEEIRNNPKVIEAYLGEEVIS; translated from the coding sequence ATGACTGGAAACCTTCTTATCAATGTTGAAAATATGGGCATTCAATTCGGTGGATTAAAGGCTGTACAGGGCGTTAATATGTACCTAAATCAGGGAGAGTTAGTCGGTCTTATAGGACCAAATGGTGCCGGGAAAACGACAAGCTTTAATATGCTGACAGGTGTTTATACGCCAACTGAGGGCACTATTATATTTGATGGTTTAAAGCTAAATGGGCTTGCTCCATATCAAGTTACACAAAAGGGGATAAGCCGTACATTCCAAAATATCCGTTTATTTAAAGAGCTGTCCGTTCTAGATAATGTAAAGGTAGCAAATCATTCGCTTGCTAAGCATTCAATGTGGTCCTCCATTTTCCGCTTGCCAAATCATTTTAAAGGTGAGGCAGAAATGGAGCTTCAATCCATTGAGTTTTTAAAAATCTTTGGTCTAGATATTTATAAAGATGAGCTGGCAAAAAACTTGCCATACGGAATGCAACGTCGATTAGAAATTGCTCGTGCCCTTGCAGCAAAGCCTAAGCTGTTATTACTTGATGAGCCAGCAGCAGGGATGAACCCACAGGAAACACATGATTTAATGGAGTTAATAGCGTTTATTCGAAAAGAATTTGGCTTGACTATTCTTCTTATTGAGCATGATATGAGCTTAGTTATGGGCATTTGTGAACGGATCTATGTGCTCGATCATGGTCAACTAATCGCTGATGGGACACCAGAGGAAATACGCAACAATCCAAAGGTAATTGAAGCTTACCTTGGTGAGGAGGTTATCAGCTAA
- a CDS encoding branched-chain amino acid ABC transporter permease, which produces MKKSKVFWGYAVLALVIYAVVQILITSGALDIYYQNMLITMCINIMLAVSLHIVIGITGQFSIGHAGFLAVGAYISAIITTKLMLPFPLAIFLGALAAAVAGLIVGIPTLRLKGDYLAIATLGFAEIIRIIFLNTDYVGGAAGMQVKYLSNWTYAFIGVFLTILVISNFTNSRHGRACISIREDEIAADAMGINTTYYKVVAFAIGSFFAGLAGAIFAHNFYIIQPTTFGFLKSFDILIYVVLGGLGSLSGSVIAAIFLTVISAYLANFPETRMIIYSLVLIVVMLYRPTGLMGTKEITDLFKFGKKGGTK; this is translated from the coding sequence ATGAAAAAGTCTAAAGTTTTCTGGGGCTATGCCGTATTAGCGCTAGTCATCTATGCAGTTGTACAAATTCTTATTACCTCTGGTGCACTTGATATTTACTATCAAAATATGCTAATAACAATGTGTATTAACATTATGCTTGCGGTCAGCTTGCATATTGTTATTGGGATTACAGGTCAATTTTCAATCGGACATGCGGGGTTCTTAGCAGTAGGGGCATATATCTCTGCTATTATTACAACAAAGCTTATGCTGCCATTCCCATTAGCAATCTTCTTAGGGGCACTAGCTGCAGCAGTTGCAGGATTAATTGTTGGTATTCCAACATTACGATTAAAGGGTGACTATTTAGCGATTGCTACACTTGGTTTTGCAGAAATTATTCGTATTATTTTCTTAAATACGGATTATGTAGGTGGGGCAGCAGGGATGCAGGTTAAATATTTATCCAATTGGACGTATGCATTCATAGGTGTTTTTTTAACAATTCTAGTAATCTCAAACTTTACGAATTCTCGCCATGGACGCGCATGTATTTCTATTCGTGAGGATGAAATTGCAGCAGATGCGATGGGTATTAATACTACTTATTATAAAGTAGTAGCTTTCGCTATCGGTTCTTTCTTCGCTGGACTTGCAGGGGCAATATTTGCACATAATTTTTATATTATTCAGCCAACTACTTTTGGTTTCTTAAAATCATTTGATATTTTAATCTATGTTGTACTTGGTGGATTAGGAAGTCTTTCGGGCTCTGTTATTGCTGCGATCTTCCTAACTGTGATTTCAGCATACCTCGCAAACTTCCCAGAGACACGTATGATTATTTACAGCTTAGTATTAATTGTTGTTATGCTGTACCGTCCAACGGGTTTAATGGGAACAAAGGAAATTACGGATTTATTTAAGTTTGGTAAAAAAGGAGGTACAAAATAA
- a CDS encoding ABC transporter substrate-binding protein produces MKENKKLKKFGSLLVATSLLAGVLAGCGAGDSSSSGGSSSSGGSSGGGSSNGDTIKIGANLELSGNVASYGSSIGLGAELAVKEINDKGGIDGKKIELIKVDNKSENSEATAAAIKLITQDKVVAMLAPATSGNTVATVQIANDKKVPIVTGSGTAPNITVNEDGSVNEYAFRTCFIDPFQGIVAANFATNELQAKNVAIFADNASDYAKGLAKSFKETITKNGGKVVKEEAYVAKDADFRTQLTNIKGAKPDFIFIPGYYEEVGLIVKQAREMGIDVPLMGADGWDSPTLVELAGKKALNNTYITNHYSAEDPDQKIQDFVKAFKAANKDKAPDAFNALGYDSIYYIADAIERAGSTDGEAIKNALAKTENLSLVTGTFSVDEQHNPIKTATVLEFQDGKQVFNSKVNP; encoded by the coding sequence ATGAAAGAGAACAAAAAGCTTAAAAAGTTCGGTTCACTTTTAGTTGCTACTTCATTACTTGCTGGTGTACTTGCTGGTTGTGGTGCTGGAGATAGTTCAAGTTCAGGAGGAAGCTCATCCTCAGGTGGTTCATCAGGTGGAGGTTCATCTAATGGCGATACAATAAAAATCGGTGCAAACTTAGAGCTTTCAGGGAACGTAGCTTCTTATGGATCTTCGATTGGATTAGGTGCAGAGCTTGCTGTTAAAGAGATTAATGACAAAGGTGGTATCGATGGGAAAAAAATCGAGCTGATTAAAGTTGATAACAAATCAGAAAACTCAGAGGCAACTGCTGCAGCCATTAAACTAATAACACAGGATAAAGTAGTAGCCATGCTAGCTCCTGCAACTTCTGGTAATACAGTTGCAACAGTGCAAATTGCCAACGACAAGAAAGTTCCAATTGTTACTGGTTCTGGGACAGCCCCAAATATTACAGTAAATGAAGATGGCAGCGTTAACGAATATGCATTCCGTACTTGTTTTATTGATCCATTCCAAGGGATTGTAGCTGCAAACTTTGCCACTAATGAATTGCAAGCGAAAAATGTAGCTATTTTTGCTGACAATGCATCTGATTATGCTAAAGGTCTAGCAAAATCATTTAAAGAAACAATTACTAAAAATGGTGGTAAAGTCGTAAAAGAAGAAGCGTATGTAGCTAAAGACGCTGATTTCCGTACACAGTTAACGAATATTAAAGGAGCGAAACCTGACTTCATCTTTATCCCTGGATACTATGAAGAAGTTGGTTTAATTGTTAAACAAGCGCGTGAAATGGGTATAGATGTTCCATTGATGGGCGCTGATGGCTGGGATTCACCAACATTAGTAGAGCTAGCTGGTAAGAAAGCGCTTAATAATACGTATATTACAAACCACTACTCTGCGGAAGACCCAGATCAAAAAATTCAAGACTTCGTAAAAGCATTTAAAGCTGCGAACAAGGATAAAGCACCTGATGCATTCAATGCACTTGGCTATGACTCAATCTATTATATTGCAGATGCTATTGAGCGTGCAGGCTCTACAGATGGGGAAGCAATTAAAAATGCATTAGCAAAAACAGAAAATCTTTCTTTAGTAACAGGTACTTTCTCAGTTGACGAACAACATAACCCAATTAAAACAGCAACAGTTCTTGAATTCCAAGACGGTAAACAAGTGTTCAACTCTAAAGTTAATCCTTAA
- a CDS encoding peptidylprolyl isomerase — translation MKNRLFRTLILSAGFVMLLAGCAGGSGYVAKVDGEKILQAELDDALREQYGTEVLETLITNKMVELEAKKLGVTVSEDSIQSEYEELMESYGGEEALQEALEANGLTEKSVKENIRIYQLTKNVIATGIDITDEEVAQYFDNNKESYGQQEEVVASEILLEDETTAKDVLKKLKAGEDFSELAKAYSIDSATSENGGDIGTISRGQMDEALEEVVFGLEKNSISDIVQTSEGYHIIKVTDKVPAKEAVLEDVKADVYATILEEQINEKYTSWLDEKQEEYKIERK, via the coding sequence ATGAAAAATAGGCTTTTCCGAACGCTAATCTTATCTGCTGGATTCGTCATGCTACTAGCCGGTTGTGCTGGAGGCAGTGGGTACGTAGCAAAGGTGGATGGAGAGAAAATTCTACAAGCGGAATTAGATGATGCGTTGCGTGAACAATACGGTACTGAAGTGCTTGAAACATTAATCACGAACAAAATGGTTGAGCTTGAGGCAAAAAAGCTAGGTGTCACTGTATCAGAGGACAGTATTCAATCAGAGTATGAAGAATTAATGGAGTCATATGGTGGTGAAGAAGCCTTACAGGAAGCTTTGGAAGCTAATGGACTTACAGAGAAAAGTGTAAAAGAAAATATTCGCATATACCAGCTTACCAAAAATGTTATTGCTACAGGCATAGATATTACAGATGAGGAAGTAGCTCAATATTTTGATAACAATAAGGAGAGCTATGGACAGCAAGAAGAGGTTGTAGCAAGTGAAATTTTATTGGAGGATGAGACAACGGCAAAGGATGTACTGAAAAAGCTAAAAGCTGGTGAGGATTTTTCAGAGCTAGCGAAGGCATATTCAATAGATTCAGCAACAAGTGAAAATGGTGGTGACATCGGTACTATTAGTCGAGGTCAAATGGACGAGGCATTAGAGGAAGTAGTATTCGGTCTTGAGAAAAATAGCATTAGTGATATTGTTCAAACATCTGAAGGCTATCACATCATTAAAGTAACCGATAAGGTACCTGCAAAAGAGGCAGTACTCGAGGATGTCAAAGCTGATGTTTATGCCACTATTCTTGAAGAGCAGATAAATGAAAAATATACATCTTGGCTAGATGAAAAACAAGAGGAATACAAAATCGAGAGAAAATAA